The Halarchaeum grantii nucleotide sequence CCGAAGCGTCCGCGCCGGCGTCCGGCGGGTCGAGCGCTCGACGGCCGCGTGCGTCCGGTTCGGCGTCCGCGACCGAGACCCCGGTGCGCCGCTGAGTGATACGATGGAGGTAGAAATCGCGACGGTCGGGGGGTACGAGGAGGTCGGCCGGAACATGACGGCCGTCCGCGCGGGCGACGACGTCGTCCTCTTCGATATGGGGGTGAACCTCTCGGAGGTCCTCCTCCGCGACGCGGCGTTCGAACGCCTGCACAGCCGTGAGCTCGCCGACATGGGCGCCGTCCCGGACGACCGCATCGTCGGCGAGCTCGACGGGACGGTGCGGGCAATCGTCTTCTCGCACGGCCACCTCGATCACGTCGGCGCGGTCGGGAAACTCGCACACCGCTACGACGCCCCGATCGTCGCGACGCCGTTCACGCTCGAGCTCGTGAAGGACCAGCTCGCGGGCGAGGAGCGCTTCGAGACGGGGAACGCGCTCGTGTCGATGGAGGCCGGGGAGACGATGCCGGTCGGCGCGCGCTGCGAACTCGAGTTCGTCCACGTGACGCACTCGACGGTCGGCGCGGTGAACCCCGTCCTCCACACGCCGGAGGGCGCCGTGGTCTACGGCCTCGATAAGCGCCTCGACCACACGCCGGTCGTCACGGACCCCGTCGACGTCGAGCGCTTCTCCGAGATCGGCCGCGAGGGCGTGCTCGCGTACGTCGAGGACTGCACGAACGCCGAGCGGACGGGCCGGACGCCGAGCGAGGCGGTCGCACGCGCGCGCCTCCGCGACGTCTTCGACAGTCTCGCGGGGAGCGACGGTGCGCTCGTCGCGACGACGTTCGCGAGCCACGTCTCCCGCGTCGCCAGCATCGTCGAGTTCGCGACGGCGATGGGTCGCGAACCCATCCTGCTCGGGCGCTC carries:
- a CDS encoding MBL fold metallo-hydrolase, whose protein sequence is MEVEIATVGGYEEVGRNMTAVRAGDDVVLFDMGVNLSEVLLRDAAFERLHSRELADMGAVPDDRIVGELDGTVRAIVFSHGHLDHVGAVGKLAHRYDAPIVATPFTLELVKDQLAGEERFETGNALVSMEAGETMPVGARCELEFVHVTHSTVGAVNPVLHTPEGAVVYGLDKRLDHTPVVTDPVDVERFSEIGREGVLAYVEDCTNAERTGRTPSEAVARARLRDVFDSLAGSDGALVATTFASHVSRVASIVEFATAMGREPILLGRSMRTYATTARHFDYPIPADVAAHGNRAGIERALRRVANEGRENFCLVVTGHQGEPNAVLSRLARGETPFAFEAGDAVVFCARTIPEPTNEGQRHRLETLLRQQGVRVHDDVHVSGHLSREGHYEMLERLQPATLIPAHQSLRGIASYVALADSRGYTPGEDVRVPRNGTIIELAE